Below is a window of Banduia mediterranea DNA.
GCCCAATGAGACGTCGGCCTTGCGCACGATCGGGCGAACCGCTTTCAGGAGCTGCCGCGACAGGGCCAGGGCCCGTTTGGCATGGTCGGCCTGCGGCACCGGGGCTCCCAGCAGGATCATGACGCCGTCGCCGGCCAGATCCTTGACCGTGCCATCATGTTCGGCCACCACGGTTCCGACCGCCGCGTAGAACTCCCGCAACAGGCCCAATACGCGTTCCGGTCGCTGCGCCTGCCGTTCGGCATAGGCGGTGAAGCCGCGAATGTCGCAGCACACAACGCTGACGCGCAGGCGCTGGCTGCCGACCACCGGCTTGAGTCCACGTTCGCGGACCAGTTCGGCTACTTGCGGCGACAGGAAACGCGCCATGAACTGTCCGCGTGCACCCTGAATCACGTGATAGCGCAGGATGCCGATCAGGAACACGATCTCGCCGCAGGCCACGCCCAGCGGTGACCATTCACGCGGCAGGATCAGGCCGGTGGTCAGCAGCGGCATCGCCACCAGCATCGACATTACCCGCACTGCCTCGGCCTGGTCCGGCCGCCGACTCAGTAGCCGCAGGCCGGCCGCGAATACCAGAAGCCCGGCCAGCAGTGGCAAGGCTGCGAACATCCAGAACATCGCCGTCGGCAACTCGCCGAAGCGCAATGCGCCGGCAAAACTCTGCGCCCGCAGCTCTGGCAGCGCGGCGCACTGCACCGCATAAATCCAGCCACAAGCCTGCGCCGTACGGACCAGACGTCGTCCGAAGGGCTGCGCCGCTTCGTCGGCGACCATGCGCGAAACGCGCAGGCCCCATTCTGTTCCGGCGGTGAAGGCCAGGGCCTCGACCACGCCCAGCACCCGCACCCAGTCGGGTAGCGGAGCCTGCAGCAGCGAGGCCTGTGCGTTGAGGCCGATGGCGATGCCGGTGGCGAATACGAACAGCGCAAGCGCGCGGCTGGTGCCGCTCTGGCGATCCGTCAGCCACACCGAAAAGCCGAGACCGCAGGCAAACAGCGCCGCGATCTGGCTGCCGCCGAACAGCATCAGCGGGCACTCCGCGCGGCATTCGGTGTCACGCCACGCCAGCGCTTGTAGGCGTGGATGAAGCTGGCGGATTCGGCGTAGCCTAGTTGTGCTGCGATCTGTTCCACGCTGAGTTCGCGACAGTCCAGCAGCCGCTCGGCGTGTTCGCGTCGCTGCACCGCCACCAGTTGCCGATAGCTGCTGCCTTGCTCGGCCAGGCGCCGACGCAAGGTACGCGCGCTGCAGCGCAGCTGCCGGGCCGCCAGCTCCAGGCTCGGCAGCGTCTCGCCATGCTGGCGCAGCAGCCGCTGCACGCGCGCACTGAAACCGCTTTTTTCGCTGTGACGCTGCCGCAGCAGGCTGTCGCATTGCTCGCGGCAAAGTCGTGCGGTAGGGGCGTCTGCCTGTATCGGCGCCCGGTCGAGAATCGAAGCGTCGATACGGATGCGGTTGTCCGCCGCCCCGAAATGCGGACACACGCCAGCCATGGCTTCGTACAGATGCGCGTGCGCCGGGCCCGGATAGCGCAGGTCGATCCCGAGCTGGGGCAGAGGCTCATTCAACAACTCGCTGGCGATCACATGGATCGCGGCGGCATCACGTTCCACCAGAAACTCCCGCAGCGCCTGCGGAATCGCGTGGTCGTCGAGCACCAGGGCGGCCTCGCGGCCGCCTTCCTCCACGCGCAGTTCGTTGAACGCATAGGTCAGGTCCAGATAGCGCAATCCCAGCGCGATCGCGCTGCGCAGCGTTGCGCTGCTCATCATCGCGAAGCCCCAGATGCCATAGCTGGTGAGCCGGTAGCGCGACCCTGCCTGAAGCCCGAGGCCGGGCACATGGCCCAGGCATTCCACCAGCCGCGCCACCAGCGCCAACTCCTGTGCGGCATCGATTTCGGCACCGGGATCGTCAAGCTCTGCTTCGGTGGTTCCGGTTCCGCGCAGGATTTCGCGGCGCGGCAGCCCGTGCTCGACCGCGAGTTCGGTCAGCTGGCGTGCGCTGATGGCACTTCGTCGTGTGGTCCAGACTGGCATGCGCGATGATGGGCCGCGCTGGCCGAAAATATCAATCCTGACCCGATGCAACATGGAGTTCGCAGGCGGGACCGGATAGCGTGGGATCCATAGTGAGCTACCGGTCCAGGTGGGACGAGTAAGCACACATGCAAGGGAAGCGACAGTCGATGCGGATCGCGATCCTCGGGGGAGGCTTCGGCGGCATCGGCGCAGCGATCAAGCTTAGCGAGGCAGGCTACGAAGCCATCACGATCTTCGAGAAGGCGTCGGACGTCGGCGGTTGCTGGCGCGACAATTCCTATCCGGTGCGGCCTGCGACGTGCCGTCCCATTTGTACTCGTTCTCGTTCGAATCCAACACGGCTGGTCGCCAAAATACGCGTCACAGGCGGAGATTGACGGCTACTTGCAGCATTGCGTGGACAGGTACGGGCTGCGCCGCCACTTCCGCTTCGGTACCGAAATCGAGTCGGCGCGCTTCGACGAGTCGCGGGCACTGTGGCGCCTGCGGACGGCTGTCCGAAAGTCCGTCGAGGCCGAGGTGCTGATCACCGCCTGCGGTATCTTTGCCTACCGGCGCCGCACGGCGAAGTTCGATGCCTCCGTCTGCCGTGATCCACTGGGCACGGCGCCATGAGTCGGGCGCCAGGGCGAATCTTCGTCAGCGGCGCGGCGGCCGTATCGGCCGCGCCATCGCGCTGCGCGCGCGTCGGCTGGACCGTCGGCGCCTATGACCGCGATGCGGACGGTCTGCGTGAACTTGCATCGGACACCGTGCTGACCGGGCCGCTGGATGTGCGTGAACTCGCGCAATGGCAGGCCGCGCTCGCGGTTTTTTCGGCGCGCGCCGGCGGCGGGCTCGACGTGCTGGTCAACAACGCCGGGGTGCTGATTTAGGACCCGTTAGAGGCCAGCAGTCTCGCGGATCACCAGCGTGTGATCGACGTCAACCGGCGCGGTGTCGTCAACGGTTGTCACGCGGCATTCGAGGATCTCCGGCGCAGCTCGCGAGCCTGCGTGATCAACCTGGCCTCGGCCTCGGCGATTTACGGCCAGCCGAGGCTGGCGACGTACTCGGCCAGCAAGTTCGCGGTGCGCGGTCTGAGTGAGGCGCTGGACCTGGAGTGGCAGGCGCAGGGCATCGTCGTGCGCGCGATCTGGCCGCCGTTCGTACGCACCGCGATGATCGATGATGTTCACAACCCGACGATCCCCGGCCGCTACGGCGTGAAGCTCAGCGCCGAAGTTCCAGCTGCATTCCGGACTGATGAAGGAATCGAATGCCGCGATCGACGAGATCGCTGATTTCCTGCGCGCAGCGCCGGTCGGTCCGGACCAGTGGTAGCCCGCTGCATCGGCCCTTACTGCGGACGTTTGAACACCCCGGCCGCGATCCAGCGGATCAGCACCAGCAGCAGCGGCGGCACGAAGAACACCACGGCCGCCATCACCTTGCGACCACTGTCGATCGTCGCCCAGGTCTTGCAGGGTGCTTCGAAGTCGATCAGCGGCAGCCTGGAACGCCGACCAGTGGCGCAGAAATCATTGGTGGCGGCGAGCTGCTCGCCGCTGACCAGTCGGCAGTCGTAGCAGGGCTGCGCGTAGACCGGTGGGCCGATTTCGACCTCACCGCTATCCGTGACCTGGAAGATCGAGCGCGCCATCTTGTCGCCACGCACATGGTAGAAGGTGCCTTCGGCGTCGCGCTGGATCGTGCCGGCGCCGGGAATCGATTCGAGGTCGTTGATTCGATACTTGTGGTCGTAGGACAGCTTGTCGCCGATGAACCAGCTCGCGATCGCCCACACCACCAGCGCCAACCAGATCACGGGGCGGAGACGGCTGGGTTCGGACGTCGGCTGATTCATGTCGGAAGAGTTCGCTGAGGAGACCATCTGAAGTATAGCCATGCGTGCGGCACGGGCGTTCGGGCGGGCGCCTATACTTTCCGCACATTTCACAACCGGTAACGAACCGGCAGGAAACCATGCGCGAGCGCTCCCCCGAAGACGAAACGCAACAGCATCTGGAATTCGTACTGGCCCAGCTCGACGCCCTGGCGGCCGCCGAAGTCGGGCCACAAGAGCAGGCCCGGTTCCTGCCGTTCCTGCGGCATTACTACGAAATCGCCTCGCTGGACGGTTTCAGGGCTCGCACGCCGGAGGACTTGTTCCAGGTGGCGCGTCAGCATTTCGAGTTGGCGCGCGAGCGCGCCCAGGGGCAGCTCAAGGTGGTGGTGCGTCCGCCACTGGAACCGGGCGCGGCGGGCAGTCGCGGCTTCGCGACGCTCGATTCGGTGGTCGACGACATGCCGTTTCTGGTCGACACCGTGACCATGGCGATCCACGACGCTGGCAGCGCGATCGATTGGTCCGACCATCCCTTGATGCGGATTCGGCGCGATGCGCAAGGCACGCTGCAGCAGGCGATGGCGCTGGGCGCCGATGACAGCACGGCCCCGCGCGAATCGCTGATACACATCGAATTTGAGGCGCTGGCGAACGAAGCCGACTACGCCGAGCTTCAGCGCACGGTGGAGCGCCTGCTGGCGGACCTGCGCGTCGTCATCGACGACTTCCCGGCGATCCGGTCGCAGCTGAGCGAAGTGGTGAGGCAGCTCGATCAGGTTCCGCACGGTGCCGATCCGGAAGAATACAGCGAGGCCCAGGCCTTCCTGCGTTGGCTGGACGACGGCCGCTTCACGTTTCTCGGTTATGTTCGCAGTCTCGCCGAGGTCGCCGAGTCCGGCGCCGTGTCCTTGCGCACGGTTCCCGAGAACGGGCTCGGCCTGTCACGCCAGAACGGGCGTTTCGCGGATGTCGAGAAATTCATCGCGCCGCAGGATGAGCTGAATCGCCACATTCAGCACTCCGGTCGGCTGATCGTGGTGACCAAGGCCAACACGCGTTCGCCGATCCACCATCCCCAGGTCATGGATTCGATTTCGGTGAAGCAGTTCGCAGCCGACGGTACGGTCCAGGGCACGCATCGCTTCGTCGGGTTGTTCTCCACCGAGGCCTACTACAGTCGCCCGCGCTACATTCCGCTGATCCGGCGCAAGGCCGCCTACGTGATGCAGCGCGCAGGCGTGCCCGAGGATTCGCACTCCGGCAAGCAGTTGCGCGACATTCTTCACCAGTTGCCGCGTGACGAGTTGCTGCAGTCCAGCGAGGACGAGCTGTTCGACATTTGCATGGGCATTCGCGCCCTGCACGACAGACTGCAACTCAAGCTGTTCATGCGTCGCGATCGTTACGGGCGCTTCTATTCCTGTTTGGTGTACCTGCCGCGCGATCGTTACAGCCGCGAGATTCGTGAACGTATCGGCACGGAACTGATGGAAATCTGCAACGGGCTCTCGCTGGAGCGCAATGTCGACTTCATGCGCGGCGGTCTGGCTCGTATTCACTACACCGTACACACGCCGCCGGGCACCCGCATTCCGCTATCGACCGAGGATGTGCAGACGCGCCTGCTCAAGGCCACGCGCAGCTGGCGTGACGAATTGCGCGACGTGCTGATGCGCGTGCCCAGCGATGCCGTGCGACATTCCGCCGAACGCTTCGCCGATGCGTTCCCGCTGTACTACACCGAGTTGACCACGCCGCTGGAAGCGGCCGCAGACATTCAGTATCTATTGCAGCTGTCCGAACAGGCGCCGGTGCTGCCACGGCTGATGATCGACACCGGCGCGGAGGCGGCCCAAGCAGTGGGGCTCAAGCTGTACTCCTGGGCGCGACCGATCGAGCTGTCCGACGTGCTGCCCACACTGGAGAACTTCGGCCTGCGCGTGATCCGTCAGGAGCCGACCGAGATCGATCCGCGCGGCGGCACTCCCTGCTGGATCCAGGAGTTCGACATCCGCGTGCTCGCTCCCAGCGAGCTTTCGGCCGAGCGGCAGAAGTCCGCCTTCGAGTCGGCGTTCAGCAAATGCTGGAGCGGTGAGACCGAGAACGACGGGCTCAACCGTCTGGTGCTGTTCGCGGGTCTGGAATGGCGCCAGGTGGTGTGCGTGCGCACGCTGCTGAAATACCTGATTCAGACCGGTCTGCCATACAGCCAGGACTACATGGAACGCCTGCTGTCCGATCACGCGCCGATCACGCGCCAGCTGGTGCGCCTGTTCGAGACACGCTTCGATCCGCAGATGGCGGCCGCCGCGCGCGAGGCCGAGGCCGCCGCCATCGACGAGGACCTGCAGCAACGCCTCGATCAGGTTGCGACGCTCGATGGCGATCGCGTGCTGCGCGCCTTTCTCGCCACGATCGAGGCGGTGCTGCGCACCAACTACTACCAGCCGCGCGCAGACGGCGGCAGCAAGTCCTACATCAGTATCAAGCTCGATTCCTCGCGCGTGCCGGAACTGCCGCAGCCGCTGCCGATGTTCGAAATCTTCGTCTATGCACCGGAAGTGGAGGGCATCCACCTGCGCGGCGGCAAGGTCGCGCGCGGCGGCCTGCGCTGGTCCGACCGTCGCCAGGATTTCCGCACCGAGGTGCTGGGCCTGATGAAGGCGCAGATGGTCAAGAACGCGGTGATCGTGCCGGTCGGCGCCAAGGGCGGCTTCGTGGTCAAGCGCGGCGACGCATCCAATCGCGAAGCCTGGCTCAAGGCCGGCGTCGAGTGCTACAAGACCTTCATCCGCGGATTGCTGGACATCACCGACAACCGCGTCGCGGATGACATCGTGCCGCCGGCCGATGTGCTGCGCTATGACGAGGACGATCCCTATCTGGTGGTCGCGGCCGACAAGGGCACGGCCACGTTTTCGGACACCGCCAACGGCATCTCCGCCGAATACGGTTTCTGGATGGGCGACGCCTTCGCCTCCGGCGGCTCGGCCGGTTACGACCACAAGAAGATGGGCATCACCGCGCGTGGCGCCTGGGAGTCGGTCAAACGTCATTTCCGGGAACTCGGCAAGGACATCCAGAACGAGGAATTCACGGTCGTCGGCGTTGGCGACATGTCCGGTGATGTGTTCGGCAATGGCATGTTGCTGTCGCGCCACATCCGTCTGATCGCGGCCTTCGATCACCGCCACATCTTCATCGACCCGAATCCCGACGCCGCCACCAGTTACGCCGAACGCGAGCGCATGTTCGCGCTGCCACGGTCGTCCTGGGACGACTATGACCGCACGCTGCTGTCCGAAGGCGGCGGCATCTGGCCACGCAGTGCCAAGCAGATCAAGGTGTCGACCCAGGTGCAGGAGGCGCTGGGCCTGAGCCAGGACAGTCATGCGCCCAACGAACTGCTGCGCGCGATCCTCAAGGCGCCGGTGGACCTGCTGTGGAATGGGGGTATCGGCACCTACGTCAAGAGCCACGACCAGTCCAATGCCGAGGTTGGCGACCGCGCCAACGACATGATTCGCGTCAACGGCGCGGAGCTGCGCTGCAAGGTGGTCGGCGAGGGCGGTAACCTCGGTCTGACCCAGCTCGGACGCGTCGAATACGCGCTGGCCGGTGGCCGCATCAACACCGACGCGATCGACAATAGCGGTGGTGTGCACTCGTCCGATCGCGAGGTCAACATCAAGATCCCGCTGAACCGACTGATGAACGAGACCGGTTTCAGCGTCGAGGAACGCAATCCTCTGCTGGTATCGATGACCGAGGATGTCGCGCGCGCGGTGCTGGCCGACAGCTATGTGCAGAGTCTTGCGCTGAGCCTGCTCGAACACGAGGCGGCGAGCCGTCTCGACGAACACGCCAATCTGATTCGCACGCTGGAGAAGGACGGCCTGCTGGCGCGCGCCGTTGAATACCTGCCCGACGACGAAGGACTCAAGGAACGTCGCGCGCGCAATCTGGGCCTGTCGCGGCCGGAGCTGGCGGTGCTGCTGTCCTACGCCAAGATTTCGCTGTTCGGCGCGCTGGACGCATCCGAGGTGCCGGACGACCCGTTCTTCACGCGGGATCTGCTGTCCTACTTCGCGCCGGTACTGGTGCAGCGCTACGGCGAGCGGCTGCAACGCCATCGCCTCAAGCGCGAAATCATTGCCACGATTCTGTCCAATGCCATCGTCAACCGTATGGGCTTCGCCTACGCGCACCGTTTCGCGGACGATCAGGGCGTTTCGCGCGCGGAAGTCGTCAAGGCCTATGCGATGGCGCATGAAATCTTCGACGGCGACAGTTACTGGCTGCCGATTCAGGCGCTGGACAACCAGATCGATGCGCAACTGCAACTGCGCCTGTATTCGCGCGCCAGCGGCCTGATGAAACACGCCACCAATTGGCTGGTGAATCATCGCTGGCCGAGCAAGCCGATCGCCGAAGCCGTGGACTTCTTCGAGCAGCCGATCAAGGAGATCGCCGGTCTGTTGCCGGAAAGTCTGCCCGGCTCCTATCGCGAGGAATGGCAGCGAGCCCGGGCGGCGATGATCGCCGAAGGCGTGCCCGAGGACGTGGCGACCACGCTGGCCAACACGCTGGCCCTGGGCAGTGCCCCTGATATCGTCGAACTCGCGGCCGCTGCCGAGGTGGCGGTGGCGCAGGCGACAGCCGCCTACTTCCTGGTGGGCGAGCGCCTGCGCGTGTTGTGGCTGCTGGGTGCGGTCAACGGCCTGGTGGTGCGCGGGCGCTGGCAGGCGCTGGCGCGCACCACCCTGCGTGACGACATCTATCGCCTGCATCGCTCGATTGTGGCGGATGTTCTCGCACAGTCAGGCGGGCCGCCGCAGGCACGCTTCGAGTCCTGGCTTAAGGCCAACGAAGCCCGCGTGCAGTTCTGCGAGCAGCGCATGGTGGCGCTGCAGGCCAGCGGCACGCAGGACTTCATGACGCTGGCGGTGGGCGTGCGCGAGCTGCGCAAGCTGCACCGGACCTGATCGCGTACGGGATACCGGCTATCGGCACATGGTCGACGTCGATACCGGGCGACGGCGGCGGCATGGGTCTGCGTCTGCTAGTGTTCGGCCTCCTTGGTCTGTCCCCGCACCGTTTCCGGAAACTATGAGTTCGAAACTGCAAAGCACCTTGTTGACCGCCGCCGCTCTTGTTGTGGCTGCTCTTTGCGCCTGTGCCACAAACCCGCGTCCCGAGTACTACGAGGACGAGGAGGTGCTGATGACCGAAATCGATCCGATGGACCTGGGTGTTTCGGACTACATCCGCATGCAGCGCGGCCCCTGTTTCGGGAAGTGTCCCGAATACATCGTCGTGCTTGGTACGGACGGGCTGGTGCGCTACAAGGGTATACACAGTGTCGGCACCCTTGGCATGCAGGAGAAGGAAGTCAGCACCGGGCGTGTCGCCGGCCTCAAGCACGCGGTCGCCCGCTTGGGCATCATGCAGCTCGCCCCGTCCTACAAGCCAGGTGACAAGACCTGTGAGCGTTACGACACGGACATGCCGACGGTGGAATTGCAGGTCGTCGGCCCCGGCGGCGGCATCAAGCGCATCACCCACGA
It encodes the following:
- a CDS encoding adenylate/guanylate cyclase domain-containing protein produces the protein MLFGGSQIAALFACGLGFSVWLTDRQSGTSRALALFVFATGIAIGLNAQASLLQAPLPDWVRVLGVVEALAFTAGTEWGLRVSRMVADEAAQPFGRRLVRTAQACGWIYAVQCAALPELRAQSFAGALRFGELPTAMFWMFAALPLLAGLLVFAAGLRLLSRRPDQAEAVRVMSMLVAMPLLTTGLILPREWSPLGVACGEIVFLIGILRYHVIQGARGQFMARFLSPQVAELVRERGLKPVVGSQRLRVSVVCCDIRGFTAYAERQAQRPERVLGLLREFYAAVGTVVAEHDGTVKDLAGDGVMILLGAPVPQADHAKRALALSRQLLKAVRPIVRKADVSLGLGVGVASGKVAAGIVGERARYEYAAVGPPVNLAARLCQQAQDGEIRIDNFTLDDSGETVGSRPKRRMIRGLREPVLTHVLRVDDF
- a CDS encoding AraC family transcriptional regulator, yielding MPVWTTRRSAISARQLTELAVEHGLPRREILRGTGTTEAELDDPGAEIDAAQELALVARLVECLGHVPGLGLQAGSRYRLTSYGIWGFAMMSSATLRSAIALGLRYLDLTYAFNELRVEEGGREAALVLDDHAIPQALREFLVERDAAAIHVIASELLNEPLPQLGIDLRYPGPAHAHLYEAMAGVCPHFGAADNRIRIDASILDRAPIQADAPTARLCREQCDSLLRQRHSEKSGFSARVQRLLRQHGETLPSLELAARQLRCSARTLRRRLAEQGSSYRQLVAVQRREHAERLLDCRELSVEQIAAQLGYAESASFIHAYKRWRGVTPNAARSAR
- a CDS encoding DUF6438 domain-containing protein, giving the protein MSSKLQSTLLTAAALVVAALCACATNPRPEYYEDEEVLMTEIDPMDLGVSDYIRMQRGPCFGKCPEYIVVLGTDGLVRYKGIHSVGTLGMQEKEVSTGRVAGLKHAVARLGIMQLAPSYKPGDKTCERYDTDMPTVELQVVGPGGGIKRITHDLGCQDAPNVLHTFEKMIDEAAEIGEWVTGGAAS
- a CDS encoding NAD(P)-binding protein, translating into MRIAILGGGFGGIGAAIKLSEAGYEAITIFEKASDVGGCWRDNSYPVRPATCRPICTRSRSNPTRLVAKIRVTGGD
- a CDS encoding NAD-glutamate dehydrogenase, yielding MRERSPEDETQQHLEFVLAQLDALAAAEVGPQEQARFLPFLRHYYEIASLDGFRARTPEDLFQVARQHFELARERAQGQLKVVVRPPLEPGAAGSRGFATLDSVVDDMPFLVDTVTMAIHDAGSAIDWSDHPLMRIRRDAQGTLQQAMALGADDSTAPRESLIHIEFEALANEADYAELQRTVERLLADLRVVIDDFPAIRSQLSEVVRQLDQVPHGADPEEYSEAQAFLRWLDDGRFTFLGYVRSLAEVAESGAVSLRTVPENGLGLSRQNGRFADVEKFIAPQDELNRHIQHSGRLIVVTKANTRSPIHHPQVMDSISVKQFAADGTVQGTHRFVGLFSTEAYYSRPRYIPLIRRKAAYVMQRAGVPEDSHSGKQLRDILHQLPRDELLQSSEDELFDICMGIRALHDRLQLKLFMRRDRYGRFYSCLVYLPRDRYSREIRERIGTELMEICNGLSLERNVDFMRGGLARIHYTVHTPPGTRIPLSTEDVQTRLLKATRSWRDELRDVLMRVPSDAVRHSAERFADAFPLYYTELTTPLEAAADIQYLLQLSEQAPVLPRLMIDTGAEAAQAVGLKLYSWARPIELSDVLPTLENFGLRVIRQEPTEIDPRGGTPCWIQEFDIRVLAPSELSAERQKSAFESAFSKCWSGETENDGLNRLVLFAGLEWRQVVCVRTLLKYLIQTGLPYSQDYMERLLSDHAPITRQLVRLFETRFDPQMAAAAREAEAAAIDEDLQQRLDQVATLDGDRVLRAFLATIEAVLRTNYYQPRADGGSKSYISIKLDSSRVPELPQPLPMFEIFVYAPEVEGIHLRGGKVARGGLRWSDRRQDFRTEVLGLMKAQMVKNAVIVPVGAKGGFVVKRGDASNREAWLKAGVECYKTFIRGLLDITDNRVADDIVPPADVLRYDEDDPYLVVAADKGTATFSDTANGISAEYGFWMGDAFASGGSAGYDHKKMGITARGAWESVKRHFRELGKDIQNEEFTVVGVGDMSGDVFGNGMLLSRHIRLIAAFDHRHIFIDPNPDAATSYAERERMFALPRSSWDDYDRTLLSEGGGIWPRSAKQIKVSTQVQEALGLSQDSHAPNELLRAILKAPVDLLWNGGIGTYVKSHDQSNAEVGDRANDMIRVNGAELRCKVVGEGGNLGLTQLGRVEYALAGGRINTDAIDNSGGVHSSDREVNIKIPLNRLMNETGFSVEERNPLLVSMTEDVARAVLADSYVQSLALSLLEHEAASRLDEHANLIRTLEKDGLLARAVEYLPDDEGLKERRARNLGLSRPELAVLLSYAKISLFGALDASEVPDDPFFTRDLLSYFAPVLVQRYGERLQRHRLKREIIATILSNAIVNRMGFAYAHRFADDQGVSRAEVVKAYAMAHEIFDGDSYWLPIQALDNQIDAQLQLRLYSRASGLMKHATNWLVNHRWPSKPIAEAVDFFEQPIKEIAGLLPESLPGSYREEWQRARAAMIAEGVPEDVATTLANTLALGSAPDIVELAAAAEVAVAQATAAYFLVGERLRVLWLLGAVNGLVVRGRWQALARTTLRDDIYRLHRSIVADVLAQSGGPPQARFESWLKANEARVQFCEQRMVALQASGTQDFMTLAVGVRELRKLHRT